A single genomic interval of Flavihumibacter rivuli harbors:
- a CDS encoding SusC/RagA family TonB-linked outer membrane protein — MSLKRLLLTIALPLLLLTMQQGVFAQVRTISGKVTDKDGTPLSGVSVIVKGTRAGVSTTADGSFSIQVPDNNAVLVFSSVGFTRQEMKVGEKNTITLTMQNDQSQMGEVVVIGYGTQRKREVTGSIAKVSSDKINSIPAPSFEAALQGRAAGVQVVQGSGLAGSGSVVRVRGINSISAGGDPLYVVDGIPITQDPFLRGNSGAMNQNPLASINPSDIESVEVLKDAAAAGIYGSRGANGVILVTTKRGKSGKPSFNYNNRIGISTYANRPKFANNEEWLALRQEAWQNDGNSGLAPLPAGITWDKAAQTNTDWWDLLTRDGFINEHNLSMNTGGKKMKAYVGATYSDNQSYIMGNSFTRYGLRVNLDYKFSDKFKAALTSGWNRGVNKRVPAAWSGGLGDAMSTALPIYPVYKEDGSYWLDGANPYARMVENTWINRDDRLLGGLVLEYTPIKNLTIKANGNIDYMIGMEDRFESAKIRNSTSGLGFARRSPIWTTNLNANLTANYRWDMNTDNSFNFLVGTEVQESYSKSYNTDFGRELNEPYYKNKSVWQDTRDSFAKNNLMDTTEFNAFTFNSFFGRINYSYKNKLFLQFTARIDGSSRFGSNNKYGFFPSAAIGYTLTEDEYFKNIDWLNFLKVRASAGIMGNSNIPAGRYYTAYNGGSPYVGGQTYYLDRIGNPDLRWEKIFNFDAGIEFAVLNNRVTGELSYYNRSTTDVLLDAGLSPSTGFNNGWRNLDNSLIVNEGVELTLNAKIIKNKDFEWSVGGNISKNYNEVKDLGNLSADAISGGTNDTRIAVGYPVGTNYLVRFHGVDENDGLPIWVDINGKLTKTFSLNNRVPVGSVIPDYVGGFNTFFAYKGFELSGLFTYTIGGNIYDGSAKRQLGIVTDWNIRTDIADRWRNPGDVATFPRLTMRPDTYYGLSSEWQYNSTLFLYDASFLRMRELTLAYNLPATLLSRIKINRARFFVTGMNLLTWSKYPGGDPEIARDFENPQDRNLSPNVTYLTPPQQKSVTFGLNITF; from the coding sequence ATGTCCCTGAAACGTCTACTGCTTACGATTGCCTTGCCGTTGTTACTATTGACAATGCAGCAGGGCGTTTTTGCACAGGTCAGAACCATCTCGGGAAAGGTTACTGACAAGGACGGTACCCCACTCTCAGGAGTGTCGGTGATCGTTAAGGGCACTCGAGCCGGGGTGTCTACTACTGCGGATGGCAGCTTCTCCATCCAGGTTCCGGATAACAATGCAGTGTTGGTTTTCTCTTCTGTTGGTTTCACCAGGCAGGAGATGAAGGTGGGTGAAAAAAACACCATTACCCTAACCATGCAGAATGACCAATCCCAGATGGGGGAGGTAGTGGTGATTGGTTACGGTACACAGCGCAAGCGCGAAGTGACCGGCTCCATTGCCAAGGTTAGTTCCGACAAGATCAACTCCATTCCTGCCCCCAGTTTTGAAGCTGCCCTCCAGGGCCGTGCCGCTGGTGTTCAGGTAGTACAGGGTAGTGGTCTGGCCGGTTCCGGTTCGGTTGTACGTGTACGTGGTATCAACTCCATCAGTGCCGGTGGTGACCCGCTCTATGTAGTGGATGGTATTCCCATTACCCAGGATCCTTTCCTGCGTGGTAACAGTGGTGCCATGAACCAGAACCCACTTGCATCCATCAACCCTTCAGATATCGAGTCGGTAGAAGTGCTGAAGGATGCAGCAGCTGCCGGTATCTATGGTAGCCGCGGTGCCAACGGTGTGATCCTGGTCACGACCAAGCGTGGTAAATCTGGCAAGCCCAGTTTCAACTACAACAACCGTATCGGTATCTCTACCTATGCCAACCGTCCCAAGTTCGCGAACAACGAAGAGTGGCTGGCCCTTCGCCAGGAAGCTTGGCAGAATGATGGCAACTCTGGTCTTGCCCCGCTCCCTGCCGGTATTACCTGGGACAAGGCTGCGCAAACCAATACTGACTGGTGGGACCTGCTGACCCGCGATGGTTTCATCAATGAGCATAACCTCAGCATGAATACCGGTGGCAAGAAGATGAAGGCCTATGTTGGTGCTACCTATAGCGATAACCAAAGCTATATCATGGGTAACTCCTTTACCCGTTATGGTCTGCGCGTAAACCTCGATTATAAGTTCAGCGATAAGTTCAAGGCCGCCCTTACCAGTGGCTGGAACCGTGGTGTGAACAAGCGTGTACCTGCAGCATGGTCTGGTGGCCTGGGTGATGCCATGAGTACTGCCTTGCCGATCTATCCTGTTTACAAGGAAGATGGCAGCTACTGGCTGGATGGTGCTAACCCTTATGCACGCATGGTGGAGAACACCTGGATCAACCGTGATGACCGCCTGCTGGGTGGATTGGTGCTGGAGTACACACCGATCAAGAACCTTACCATCAAAGCCAATGGTAACATTGACTATATGATCGGTATGGAAGACAGGTTTGAATCTGCCAAGATCCGCAACAGTACCAGTGGACTGGGTTTTGCCAGAAGGAGCCCGATCTGGACAACCAACCTGAATGCCAACCTGACCGCTAATTATCGTTGGGACATGAATACGGACAACAGCTTCAACTTCCTCGTAGGTACTGAAGTGCAGGAGTCTTATTCTAAATCCTACAATACCGATTTCGGCCGTGAACTGAATGAGCCTTATTATAAGAACAAGAGTGTATGGCAGGATACCAGGGATAGTTTCGCCAAGAACAACCTGATGGACACTACCGAGTTCAATGCCTTCACCTTTAACTCCTTCTTCGGTCGTATCAACTATAGCTACAAGAACAAGCTGTTCCTGCAGTTCACTGCACGTATCGATGGTTCTTCCCGTTTCGGTTCCAACAACAAGTACGGTTTCTTCCCCTCAGCAGCTATTGGCTATACCCTGACAGAAGACGAGTATTTCAAGAACATCGATTGGCTGAACTTCCTGAAAGTAAGGGCCAGTGCGGGTATCATGGGTAACTCCAATATCCCGGCAGGTCGTTACTACACTGCTTATAATGGTGGTAGCCCCTATGTTGGTGGCCAGACCTATTACCTCGACCGCATCGGTAACCCTGACCTGCGTTGGGAGAAGATCTTCAACTTCGATGCAGGCATCGAGTTTGCCGTGCTTAATAACCGTGTAACCGGTGAACTTTCCTACTATAACCGTTCTACCACAGATGTATTGCTGGATGCGGGTCTGTCGCCTTCCACCGGCTTCAATAATGGCTGGAGGAACCTCGATAATTCACTGATCGTGAACGAGGGTGTGGAACTGACCCTGAATGCCAAGATCATCAAGAACAAGGATTTCGAATGGAGTGTGGGTGGTAATATTTCCAAGAACTACAATGAAGTAAAGGACCTGGGTAACCTGAGTGCCGATGCGATCAGTGGTGGTACCAACGATACCCGTATCGCAGTAGGATACCCTGTAGGTACCAACTACCTGGTACGATTCCATGGTGTGGATGAGAATGACGGATTGCCTATCTGGGTTGACATCAACGGAAAGTTGACCAAGACCTTCAGCCTGAACAACCGTGTTCCTGTAGGTTCTGTGATTCCTGACTATGTAGGTGGTTTCAATACTTTCTTCGCATATAAGGGATTTGAATTGTCCGGCTTGTTCACTTACACCATCGGAGGTAACATCTATGATGGTAGTGCCAAGCGCCAACTCGGTATTGTAACTGACTGGAATATCCGTACAGATATCGCTGATAGATGGCGCAACCCGGGTGATGTGGCTACCTTCCCCCGCCTGACCATGCGTCCAGATACCTATTATGGTTTGTCCAGCGAATGGCAGTACAACTCAACCCTGTTCCTGTATGATGCGTCATTCCTGCGTATGAGGGAGCTGACCCTGGCTTACAACCTGCCTGCAACATTGCTTTCCAGGATCAAGATCAATCGTGCACGTTTCTTCGTCACCGGTATGAACCTCCTGACCTGGTCAAAGTATCCCGGTGGAGATCCTGAGATCGCCCGTGACTTTGAGAATCCGCAGGACCGTAACCTGAGCCCCAACGTAACTTACCTGACTCCTCCCCAGCAGAAGTCAGTAACATTCGGATTGAACATTACTTTCTAA
- a CDS encoding alpha-amylase family glycosyl hydrolase, whose product MRKLGLLLFACLLFLLGQAQLITVSPAFPTESDEITIVFDASKGNKGLFNFGGDVYIHTGVITDRSTGPGDWKYVKQNWNTNNPNDRLRSLGNNKYEYKISGVRAYYGVPAGEAIRKIAFVFRSYNPGGAALEGKCSDLSVDQGNMYWTIYPAGANAIRFTSPESEPRFNPYVLPITASVGSNIALSAVSSKSAALALKLNGTELQASANATSIQANAAIAAPGEQVFVANANDGSTIAGDTFKIFIAPSNTVLPLPAGVKEGINYEQGDTSAILVLYAPNKDRVNLLGDFNDWRESASFQMNKTPDGKHYWFRLTGLAPGVEYGFQYLVNGDLRIGDPYTEKVLDPFNDQFIPASTYPNLKPYPAGKTTGIVSVLQTRQEAYNWQVNSFQRPDKRSLIIYEVLLRDFIEKHDWKTMKDSIGYFKSLGVNAIHVMPFNEFEGNLSWGYNPSYYFAPDKYYGNKNSLKAFVDECHKNGIAVIMDMVLNHSFGQSPMVQLYWDKNLNRPTAESPWYNPIAKHAFNVGYDMNHESADTKRFFSRVVEFWLQEYKLDGFRFDLSKGFTQNNTCDINGNNCNVDNWSAYDASRVRIWKAYYDTLQLKSNGSYVILEHLGVNQEEKELSDYGMMLWGNMNYNFTEAAKGAVGNSNFQWALHTLRGWNQPHLISYMESHDEERSMVKCENEGLSAAGYNIRDEATALKRNEMAAAFLLGMPGPKLIWQFGELGYDYSINYCSNGTVNNDCRTDAKPIRWDYYTQPNRIRVREVYKTMLGLRNHPFYKALFMSDRVTPDLSGAVKILKLSTDTSNLLIIGNFGLGSTSAAVTFQHSGTWFELLTGNTISATGAQQTIGLNAGEYRVYVDRNMNTSPPTPVIDLNNTTDIQLQVIPNPLVANSQLKFAIPESGQVVMRLFDMSGRLLEERGLGFRAKGIHNASLGAATISRLKQGTYLLQLQVNGHRKVLKLLVP is encoded by the coding sequence ATGAGAAAACTCGGCCTACTGCTTTTTGCCTGCCTGCTTTTCCTGCTTGGCCAGGCGCAATTGATCACTGTTTCCCCGGCTTTCCCAACGGAGAGTGATGAGATCACCATTGTATTTGATGCATCAAAAGGTAATAAGGGCCTCTTCAACTTTGGGGGCGATGTGTATATCCACACTGGTGTGATTACCGACCGGAGCACTGGTCCCGGTGACTGGAAATATGTGAAGCAGAACTGGAATACCAATAATCCCAATGACCGTTTGCGTTCCCTGGGCAACAATAAATACGAATACAAGATCAGTGGCGTACGCGCCTACTATGGCGTTCCTGCAGGTGAGGCCATTCGTAAGATCGCTTTTGTTTTCAGGAGTTATAATCCGGGAGGTGCAGCACTCGAGGGAAAATGCTCAGACCTGAGTGTTGACCAGGGCAATATGTACTGGACCATTTACCCTGCCGGTGCCAATGCTATTCGCTTTACTTCTCCGGAATCAGAGCCCCGGTTCAATCCCTATGTGCTTCCGATCACAGCATCGGTAGGTTCCAATATTGCCTTATCAGCCGTTAGCAGCAAATCTGCTGCCCTTGCCCTGAAGCTGAATGGGACTGAGCTACAAGCCAGTGCCAATGCTACCAGCATCCAGGCCAATGCAGCCATTGCTGCACCAGGAGAGCAGGTTTTTGTTGCCAATGCCAACGATGGCAGCACGATTGCCGGTGATACTTTCAAGATATTCATAGCCCCTTCCAACACAGTATTACCCCTTCCGGCTGGCGTGAAGGAGGGTATCAATTATGAACAAGGAGATACGTCTGCCATCCTTGTTTTGTATGCACCAAACAAGGATAGGGTGAACCTTCTCGGCGACTTCAATGACTGGAGGGAATCAGCTTCTTTCCAGATGAACAAGACCCCTGATGGAAAGCATTACTGGTTCAGGCTTACAGGACTTGCGCCAGGGGTGGAATATGGTTTCCAATACCTGGTGAATGGTGACCTGCGCATTGGCGATCCTTACACCGAGAAAGTGTTGGATCCCTTCAACGACCAGTTCATCCCGGCTTCAACTTATCCCAACCTCAAGCCTTACCCGGCAGGCAAGACCACGGGGATCGTGAGTGTATTGCAAACCAGGCAGGAAGCCTATAACTGGCAGGTGAACAGTTTCCAGCGTCCCGATAAGCGGAGCCTGATCATTTACGAAGTGTTACTGCGTGATTTTATTGAGAAACATGATTGGAAGACCATGAAGGATTCCATCGGCTATTTCAAATCCCTTGGGGTGAATGCCATTCATGTGATGCCCTTCAATGAGTTTGAAGGCAACCTGAGCTGGGGCTATAATCCTTCCTACTATTTCGCACCCGACAAATACTATGGCAACAAGAACAGCCTGAAGGCATTCGTGGATGAGTGCCATAAGAACGGCATTGCCGTGATCATGGATATGGTGCTGAACCATTCCTTTGGCCAGAGCCCGATGGTGCAATTGTATTGGGATAAGAACCTGAACAGGCCAACTGCTGAAAGCCCCTGGTACAACCCCATTGCCAAGCATGCCTTTAATGTGGGGTATGACATGAACCATGAAAGTGCCGACACCAAACGCTTCTTCAGCAGGGTGGTGGAGTTCTGGCTGCAGGAATACAAGCTTGACGGATTCCGCTTCGACCTTTCGAAAGGCTTTACCCAAAACAATACCTGCGATATCAACGGGAACAATTGTAATGTGGACAACTGGAGCGCCTACGATGCCAGCAGGGTAAGGATCTGGAAAGCCTATTATGATACCTTGCAATTGAAGTCAAATGGATCCTATGTGATCCTTGAACACCTTGGTGTGAACCAGGAGGAAAAGGAACTGTCAGATTATGGTATGATGCTGTGGGGCAACATGAATTACAATTTCACCGAAGCAGCAAAAGGCGCGGTAGGCAATTCCAATTTCCAGTGGGCTTTGCATACCCTTCGTGGCTGGAACCAACCCCACCTGATCAGTTACATGGAAAGCCATGATGAAGAACGCTCCATGGTGAAGTGTGAAAACGAAGGTTTGTCGGCTGCTGGGTATAATATCCGCGATGAGGCCACAGCATTGAAAAGGAATGAAATGGCCGCAGCCTTCCTGCTGGGCATGCCCGGACCCAAATTGATCTGGCAGTTTGGTGAGTTGGGATACGACTATTCCATTAATTATTGTTCAAACGGAACGGTCAACAATGACTGTCGTACAGATGCCAAGCCGATCCGTTGGGATTATTATACCCAACCCAACAGGATCAGGGTGCGTGAGGTGTATAAGACCATGCTGGGTTTGAGGAACCATCCCTTTTACAAGGCTTTGTTTATGTCGGACAGGGTAACGCCAGACCTTTCAGGTGCAGTGAAGATCCTGAAGTTGAGTACAGATACATCGAACCTGCTGATCATCGGGAATTTTGGACTGGGCTCCACCTCTGCGGCGGTTACCTTCCAGCATTCCGGTACCTGGTTTGAACTGCTGACAGGGAATACCATCTCTGCAACCGGCGCACAGCAAACCATTGGCTTGAATGCCGGTGAGTACCGCGTTTATGTGGACAGGAACATGAATACCTCACCTCCCACACCGGTGATCGATCTGAACAATACCACAGATATCCAGCTGCAGGTGATACCCAACCCGCTGGTGGCCAACTCCCAATTGAAGTTTGCGATCCCGGAAAGCGGGCAGGTGGTAATGCGTTTGTTTGACATGAGTGGAAGGCTGCTGGAGGAAAGGGGGCTTGGATTCAGGGCGAAGGGCATACACAATGCCAGCCTGGGTGCAGCTACCATCAGCCGCCTGAAGCAGGGTACTTACCTGCTCCAGTTACAGGTGAATGGCCATAGAAAAGTACTGAAACTGTTGGTGCCATAA
- a CDS encoding DUF5004 domain-containing protein, with translation MKKLSLIICAGLLLNMAACKPEKFGPIIDEESFLGNIPALTGDWVLVSAKQTDEEAGIKNSPYISKDITSDFPYSEFKLKLNSASNAPTDFTTTPGNSPKIIPFASGKWEVDNIAAPSQVHFIQGTDTLKAKFGSYPSAFSPSFKLKVDRVNAESGKVTMTYEYVFTKQ, from the coding sequence ATGAAAAAGTTAAGCTTAATTATATGCGCAGGCCTGCTGTTGAACATGGCAGCCTGTAAGCCGGAGAAATTCGGCCCGATCATCGATGAAGAGAGCTTTTTGGGAAATATCCCCGCCCTTACCGGTGACTGGGTATTGGTGAGTGCCAAGCAGACCGACGAGGAAGCTGGGATCAAAAACTCCCCTTACATCAGCAAGGACATCACTTCTGATTTTCCTTACTCTGAGTTCAAGTTAAAACTGAACAGTGCGTCCAATGCACCTACTGATTTCACAACCACTCCCGGAAATTCCCCGAAGATCATTCCCTTCGCTTCCGGCAAATGGGAGGTGGATAATATTGCTGCACCCAGTCAGGTTCATTTCATCCAGGGTACCGATACCCTGAAGGCCAAGTTCGGATCCTATCCCAGCGCGTTCAGCCCCAGTTTTAAGTTGAAGGTCGACAGGGTGAACGCCGAGTCAGGCAAAGTAACCATGACCTACGAATATGTGTTCACCAAACAGTAA
- a CDS encoding NUDIX hydrolase, which produces MKNISRFSHFGELSDKDYFRIALSVDCVILGFEDNELKVLVIKCNIKEFKGKWSLLGDLVKPNEDIDSASYRILKERTGLDDVYLEQVHTFGKVDRHPAGRVITTAYFSLVNIKDYQLKLSDNELHWHPVKDITEMAFDHKGILDTCLERLREKVLDHPVVFNLLPKKFSLRELQSLYEAILNTKLDRRNFRKKFFMMDWLVDLDELEQDVPHRPGKLYKFNAAKFGKKAKKVS; this is translated from the coding sequence ATGAAAAACATCTCCAGGTTCAGCCATTTTGGAGAGCTGAGCGACAAGGACTATTTCCGCATAGCCCTGTCCGTTGACTGTGTTATCCTCGGCTTTGAGGATAATGAGTTGAAGGTCCTTGTGATCAAGTGTAATATCAAGGAGTTCAAGGGCAAATGGTCCTTGTTGGGTGACCTTGTGAAACCCAATGAAGACATTGACAGTGCATCCTACAGGATATTGAAGGAAAGGACAGGACTGGATGATGTTTACCTGGAGCAGGTTCACACATTTGGAAAGGTGGACCGTCACCCGGCAGGAAGGGTAATTACTACTGCCTATTTTTCGCTGGTGAATATCAAGGACTATCAATTGAAATTGTCTGATAACGAACTGCACTGGCACCCGGTAAAGGACATCACCGAGATGGCATTCGACCACAAGGGGATCCTGGATACCTGCCTGGAACGGCTGAGGGAAAAAGTGCTGGACCATCCTGTGGTATTCAACCTGCTGCCCAAGAAGTTTTCCCTGCGCGAATTACAAAGCCTTTATGAAGCGATATTGAACACCAAACTCGACAGGAGGAATTTCAGGAAGAAGTTCTTCATGATGGACTGGCTGGTGGACCTGGATGAACTGGAGCAGGATGTTCCCCACCGTCCGGGTAAATTGTACAAGTTCAATGCCGCCAAGTTTGGGAAGAAGGCCAAGAAAGTAAGTTGA